The Thermoflexus sp. genome includes the window CAGCGGCCCTTCCCCGGGGCGGGGTCCCCAGCGGGCCAGGACGTCCGCTTCCAGAAGCGGAGCAGCCTCCATGCGATCCCCCCAGGTCATCGACATTCTCTCCCTCTCCTGTAAAATAAGCCCGTGCGAAGCCAGATCACGAGGCCGGGCGGGGCGTCGAAAGCGCCCCGCCTCAACCTCCGCATGAATGGCGCAGGCCCGGCTCTCATCTGCTTTTCTCGAGCGATCCCATGATCGCAACCCCCCGGAAGCCGGAACAGATCCGGGCGATGTTCGCCCGCATCGCCCATCGCTATGATCTGATGAACCGCCTGATGACCGGCGGCCTGGATCTCCGCTGGCGTCGACAGGCCATCCGTGCCTGCGCGCTGCCGCCGGATGCCCGTGCCCTGGATGTGGGGACCGGAACTGGCGATCTGGCGGCGGAAGCGCTGCGACAGCGCCCCGGGGCGCTGGTGGTGGGCTGCGACTTCACCCTCCCGATGATGCTTCGCGGACGCATGAAGCCCGGTCGTGAGCGCATCCAGTGGGTCGGCGGGGACGCTCTGCGCCTTCCCTTTCCGGACGAACAGTTCGACGCCGTGTTCTCCGGGTTTGTGATGCGCAACGTCGCAAACCTGGATCTCGCTATCCGGGAGCAAGCCCGGGTCGTCCGCCCGGGCGGTCGAGTGGCCTGCCTGGAGGCGATCCGCCCACCTCGACGATGGTGGACTCCATTCTATCGCTTGTATTTTCATCGCGTGGTTCCATGGCTGGGAGCGATCGTGGCCGGCGATCGGGCCGCCTATACGTATTTGCCGCAATCCGTGGAGGCCTTTTTTACGCTGGAGGAACTGGCCCGCGCTATGACCCAGGCGGGTTTGATCCTGCTTGAAGCCCGCACGTTCATGCTGGGAACCGTAGCCCTGTTAGTCGGCATGAAGCCATTGAAGCGTGGAATCGGAACTCCCCATCGTGCGGGTCCTATCTACTTCTATTAACCCCAGGCGCGCCCGGCAGGGAACGGCACCCGCGCCCGGATCCGCTGAAGACGCGCTTCGCTCACCGGCTGTCCGAATGAAAGGAAGCCAGCCAGCCGGAAGCCGTGTTTCTCCGCCAGGCGGGCGATCTCCTCGACCTGCTCGATGGAAAGACGACGGCCCAGGCTGTAGGATTCCCAGCGGTCCTCCAGGGCCAGGGCGATGGTCTCAGCCATACATGCATAGGCCATCCGCGGAGGGAGCCCGAAATCGAAGCCGAAGTCCACCTCCCCGGGAACCTCCACGATGCCCCCGTCAATGACCAGGACGTCGTCCCGTTGCGCAGCCACGAGGGGGGAGACGTTGCGGGGCTGGGCCACATCGCAGACCACCGCGCCGGGCTTGAGATGCTCCGGCCCGATGATCGCCACCGGAGAGCTGCTCACCACCAGGACCAGATCCGCCTCGCGAAGGGCCTGGAGGCTTTTTGCGATCTCGGCTCGTGCCCCCTCGGCCTCCACCAGCGGTCGAATGTTTTCCAGACGCTCCGCCCGGCGTCCGACCAGGATCAGGCGGGGGACCTCCCGGGCCAGCAGCCGGGCGGCCACCCGGCCGATGGCTCCCGCAGCTCCGACGATGGCCGCAGTGGCCTCCGCCAGTGGGATCCCTACCTGTCGGGCCGCTTCGCGCAGGGCCTGCAACGAGACAGCCACGGTGTAGCTGTTTCCAGTCGTCACCGGGATGCGAAGATGCCGGGCCACCGTGACCCCTGCATCCCCCACCACCGCCGTAAAGGCCCCCAGGCCCAGGATCTGCGCCCCCAGCCGCTCCGCCAGCCGTCCGGTCTCGATGATTTTGCGGTAAACCCGTTCCAGAGGCAGCGAGAGCATACGCTGCGGCGTCAGCGGGCAAGCCACCAGCCAGCCCTCAATCTCCTTCCCGGTCGCCGCGGAGCGGATCCCGGTGACGTGGGAGAGATAGACCGGGGGGAAATAAGCGGAGAAGAAATGGATGGCTGGCTCTGGCAGCAAACGGCCCAGCAGCGGGAACTTGCGCTGGACATCCCGTCTGGGATCAATTGGGTGGATCATAAAGGCGAATCCGCCCATATCCCCTGCCGTGCGCTGATCAAGAGATCGGGAATTAAGGGAACTGAAGCGGCTTCTACAGGCGGTTCCTACCTCCCCCAATGGGGTAGCCTCCCGTCTTCAAAGGGAACTCTGCTCTTCTGGAACCAGAATGGTCTCCGGCGTGAGGGCTTCTCCTTCCCGGGGATACAGGCGCGGATACATGGCGGTCCCGCCCGGGATGCGCAGATGATCGCTGTCCTCGTAATACACGTTCTTCGTAATGACGTGGCGGTCCGAGGTGGCGAAGAGGACGACGTCCGACTCGATCATGCGGGCGGGATAGATCACCAGGCCGGATCCCAATCGACAATGATGGCCCACGCATCCTCCCAGGACCGGCATCCCGGCCTCCACCAGCTCGCCGCGGAAATGGGTGCGGATCGGCTTGGGGAGCAGGTTGAAATCCGTGAAGGTGGTTCCTGCCCCGATGAACGTATCGCGCCCTACCACGCACAGCTGCAGGCAGGTGTTCTGGGCCACCATGGAATGCTCCATCATCGTGGTCATGAAGAGGGCCGCCCGGAAGGGAAGGAAACAACCATCCCCCACCACGCTCAGCAGCACCTGGACCCCCTGGCCGATGTTCACATTGTTGCCGATGATGCTGTTGGCGATCACCGCCCCTGCCCCAATGGTCACGTTATCTCCGATGATCGTCGGACCCTGCAGGATGGCCGTCGGATCAATCTGCACGTTGCGCCCGACGCGGATCATGGCGGAAGAGGAGAGGACCTGTCGGCGCTCCAGCATCGCCCGCCAGAGGATCCGAAGCTTGACATCCAGACGGTGGATCTGAGCTTCCATCCGCGCACCTTCCGCAAAGATCCCAAAGGGGGAATTGGCCATGAAGATGTGGACCCAGTGCTCCACTGAAAGGAACGCCCGCAGGGGCACCCAGAACGTGAGATCCCCCTGGTTCGGGGCCATGTAGCGAGGCACTCGATAATAGCCGATCTCCCGGGCCAGGGTTTCGATGACCAGGGGGCGCGCATAGGGCTCTTTCCCATAGGGGAAATACCACATATCGGCGACGTAGACGTCTCCCTCTCTTCGGATGCCCCGCTGCAGAGGAAGCGCATGATGGACGATCGCCGGATCGTTCAGGGCGAAGGCCACGCGGCATGCTTTCCCCAACCGCCGCGCCCGGTCCAGAAACGTCCGGAGGAAGGGCTCATCGAAGAACAGATTGTCCCGATACACCAGAGTCGGAACCCGATCCTCCGGGATCTCATCCAGGGAATGAACCTCCAGCTCCTCATCGCAATAGGGAGCCAGGAGATCCCGTTGATGGAGCCAGAGCGGCTTGTTCATCACCATGAGATCCCTCGCCGGCTCGTTGAAGGGCGGGATCAGCCGGCGATCCCGGATGATTACCTTGCGCAACTTCCCGCTCATCTGATCCCTCCCCCATGTCCTGTGAGCTGGAAGCCATACCTCCAGCCTCGAGTCCCGTAACAAACCTGACCATCCTGAAGTTATTGTATCTTAACCGACGGGAGGAAATTGAAAAGGGTGGGAGGAGAACCTGAAGGTCATCCATCCCACCCCTTCACGAATTCTGAAGAAGGAAATCGGCCAGGGCCTGCCGGAAGCGCTCCGGCTCGTCCAGCATGGGAAAATGGCCCGCCTCGGGCATCCAGAAGATCTGCGCCCGGGGAGCTTCCCGCGCCAGGAGAAACGCCTGGTTCGGGTTCACGATATTATCGCGAGCTCCATAGATCCCCAGGACCGGAGGACGCAGCTGGGGGAGCAGCGGCCGCAGATCGGTGCGATGGAGGCTGCCGATGCTCTGGAAAAACGAACGAAGGGTGGTCCGGGAGAGATCGCGTTCCCACATCCGATACCACGTTCGCCAGGCCCGGGTGATGGTCGGCGAGGCCAGATAGGTGCCCGCCTTCACCACCGCCGGGAACGTATACGCCAGAAAAGCCCAGAAAGGCTGACCAGCCATCTTGAGGAAGAAATTCAACGACGTCCCCACGATCGGGGAACCCACCACCGCCACCCGTGTTACCCGGTCCGGGTGTGCGAGGGCCACCCCCAGGGCCACCGTCCCCCCCATGGAGTGACCCACCAGCGCCGCCGAGGCGATCCCCAGGCGGTCCATGAACTGGACCACAAGGGCGATGAAATCGGGGACGGTGAAGCTGGCCCGTTTCCGATCCGACTCTCCGAATCCCCAGAAATCCAGCGCGTAAGAACGACAGTAGGGGGCCAGGGCGCTCATGGTGTCGATCCAGTAAGCCCAGGATCCCAGCCACCCATGGAGGAAGATCACCGGCCGCCCCCGCCCGATCGCCTCGTAATGGACAATCCCCTGTTCGGTGACAATCGAGCTCATTCCGCCTCAAAAGCCCAATCCAGGATCGGAAACTGTTCTGTGGCGCGCCGATGGAAATCGGCCCTGTGAGGCGCTAACGCACCCCGCGTCGGCCTCCGCCGACGCGGAAGGCCTTTTGGCCGGCACCGGCCGGCCACCGGCCGAAGGCCCCTTGAGGTCGAATTCATTCAACGCCCGAAGGCCAAAGGCCCCCCAGGTCGAATACATCGACGCATCTCGCCCGGTCGCCGCTCCAGCGGCCTCTACGGACCCACGCTAACGCTGGGAAGCCGACAGCTCTTCGAGGATCGAGTAAAGCAGCTCCAGGACGACCGTTTTCACGCTGTCGCGCCGGGTGGCGATACAGGGAAGGACTTTGGCTTGACTATCCAGGCGCAGCGCGATGCGAAGATCTTCCGGGTCCCATGCGTCCTCGAGGTCCTGCTTGTTGGCGGCAACCACAAAGGGGGTTTGGGCGTAGCGGCGAAACGTGTCGAGGATGTTACGAGCCTCGCGGAACGTCTCCGGTCTTGTGCTGTCGACCATTACAATGAATCCCAGCATCCCCTCCGCCAGGATCTCCCACATGAAATCAAACCGCCGCTGACCGGGGGTCCCAAACAAATACAGCACCAGATCCCTATCGATCGTGATCCGCCCGAAATCCATCGCCACTGTGGTCTGATCCTTGATCGCCCGCTCCGCCGCCGTGGAGATCCGCCGCTCTGTGGAGACCACCTCGATCTCGCTAATCGTGCGGATGAATTGAGTCTTCCCCGAGGCGAAGGGTCCGGTCACCACGATTTTCACGGCTTGCATAGGGTCGCTATCCTCCCAGGGAGTCTGCCCGAAAGGGGCGAACCTTTCAACACTTGATGGGTCGAGAACCCGCAATCCAGATCGAATCGGGAGGGAAAGCCCTTTTGCGACATCGAGCCGCTTTCCACGATGGAACCGTCCTCAAAAGCGCTACAGCCGACGGAAGTAATTGATCAGCTTCTCCACCACGGAGCGGGAGACTTCACTCCCCGGCCCGCGGGCCGGCACGCCCGGCGGCGGGGCGACGGGCGGCGGAGCCCCCAGCTCGATCAACCCGGCCTGGAGGAGCCCGTAGATGATGCGCCGGATCTGGATTTCATCCATATTTAAACGGCGCATGATCTGCTCGATGGTGTTCCGGCCGTTGACCTGGCTGATCACCCGCCACTCCTCCGCACTCAGCTGCACCTTGCGTATGGCCTCCGGGCGGCTGGTCAGCCGGACCGGGATGTCCAGATCCGGGAGCTCCTCCTTCAGACGCTCCACCTCCCGGAGGCGCCGGGCTCCCTCCATAATGATGTTCTCCAGATCCATAGGGACCGGGATGCGATTCTGTAACACCTGAAGATCGGGCTCGAAACGGAAAACCCCCTCGTTCCAGGAGAACAGCCGGTAAACCACATCCAGCATCTGGGCCCGCAGGCTGTTCAGGATGTCCTGCTGCGTGACATAGCCCGCTTCGATCAGCTTGAGGCCCAGCACCTTATCATCCTGAAGGCGGGCGAGGTCGAACCCCTTCAGCTGTTCCGGCTGAAGCTTGCCGGCCCGGATCAGGACGTCCACCAGGCGCCCATCCTGGCGATCCAGCGCCGCATAAATCAGCTTGCCGTCTTTAAAACACAAACGGGCTGTGCCGCTCCGGCTTTCTACAGTCAGGGTCCCGGTCTTCCGGGCCAGATGGATCAGGTTAAGGAGCTGCGTGGTATTGAAATCCCGAAGGTTTCCCTTCAACGCCATTCAGGATCCTCCCCAATGGCTTGGTCCTAAAGATCTCACCCGATGGGACGGTGCGGGAAACGGCCCTACCCTCTTCCCCCGATGGCTTCGCGCTCTCCTCTATTGGGTGCTCCGAACTCCCAACCCCCGGACTCATTCCGGGCGGATCGCTGAAGCGGGAGTCTCCGCCGGTCCCAGCACCTGATCCACCAGTCGCGGGAGGACCTCCGCGACATCGCCGCGGATCCGGAGATCCGCATAGCGATCCGCCGCCGTAGGGGAGAGGTTGATGATAATCAGGCGGGCGCCGTGCTCTTTCGCCAGGATCGGCAGATCCCCCGCGGGGGCGACCTCCAGCGAGGAGCCGGCCACCAGGAACACATCGGCCCGCCGGGCTTCCTGCTGAGCCGCCAGGAACGCCCGGACGGGCAGCTGCTCTCCAAACAGGATGATGTCCGGCTTCAGCACCCCTCCGCACTGTGCACAGCGGGGGATGGTCCCATCCCGCAGGAAGGCCTCCAGATAGGGTTCCGCTGGGACCTTATGATAGCAACGAATGCATGTGGCTTCCCGGAGATGGCCATGCACCTCGATGACGTTGCGGGAGCCGGCTTTTTGATGGAGCTCATCGATGTTCTGGGTGATCAACGCCTTCAGGATGCCGGCGGCCTCCAGACGGGCGAGGGCATAGTGGGCGGGGTTCGGGCGGGCTTCCCGGATCATGCGGGCCAGCGGGCGCACCCATTCGAAAAACGCTTCCGGGCGCCTGGAGAAGGCCCAGATCGAGGCCACCTCCATCGGATCATAGATCGTCCACAACCCCGAACCCTCGCTCCGGAAATCCGGGATGCCGGACGGCGTGCTGATCCCTGCGCCGGTCAGGGCGACCAGGTAGCGAGCGCCTCGGATCAGCTCAGCGGCGCGGACCCATTCATCGTGCATCGCGTTCTGTTTCCACGAATCGAAAGCTTCACAATGGGCAAAACCCATCCGAAAACGGAATGGGCTTGCCTCCCTCACAGAGGATATCCGCTTTCAACTATAATACCGTCCATCGAGTCAGCAAAGCGGCGACCAGAGCGGCCCGCTGAGGGAGGGAATCGATATGCACGTGCTCATCCAGGGCGTGGGCGCCGTTCCCGATGGCCCCCAGGCCGTCCAGGGTGGGGATGCCCAGCGCCGCGGTGAAATTCGCATCGCTTCCCCCTCCGGTTCCCCCCTCGGTCAGCGTCAGCCCCAGCTCCGCGGCGATGGCACGGGCCCGCTCGAAAGTCGCCACCATGAGCGCGTTGCGCTCCATAGGAGGGCGGTTGAACCCGCCCCTTACTTCCAGGCGAGCGCCGTCCAGAACCGGCCGCAGGTTCCGGAAGGCTTTCTCGATCCGATCCATCTCTGACCGTGTGGCCACCCGCACATCCACCACCATCTCCGCATACTCCGGCACCACATTCGGGCGGGTCCCACCCCGGATCACCCCCACGGTCACCGTGGTGCCCCGCCGGGGGTCCGCCAGACCCCGCAGGCGCATGATCTGATACGCCAGCTCCTCAATGGCGTTGACCCCGCGCTGGGGGTCGGCCCCGGCATGCGCCGATCGACCATAGGCCGCCACCACAAAATCCCCTACTCCCTTCCGGAAGGTCTTCAGGCTTCCATCGGGAAGCGCGGGCTCCAAACAGAGCACCAGATGGCTGCGCCGAGCCTCCTCCTCGATCAGAGGGCGGGAGGTCTCGCTCCCGGTTTCCTCATCGCTGGTGAAGAGCATGCGGATCCGATGGGGAGGGCGAACAGCCAGGGCCTGGAGTCCCTGCAAGGCCCCCAGGAGGATGGCGATCCCGCCTTTCATGTCGAAGACCCCAGGGCCGTAGAGCCGCCCGTTCTCCTCCCGGATGGGCATCCGGGCCAAGGTTCCCAGAGGCCACACCGTATCCAGATGGCAGAGCGTGAGAATCTGGCTTGAGGCCTCCGGGTCCCCCCAGGTGGCGATCCAGTGATCGCCCACCGTCTCCTGGGGGATGCGCTCCACCCGGGCCCCGAGATCCCGCAGGTGATCCGCCACAAACTCCCCGAGTCGATCCACCGCCCCCTTTTCCGTGGTGGGCGACTCCCGAAGGGCGAGCTCGCGCAATAATGAGGCCAACTCCTCCCGAAGCTCGAAGAACCGTTCCATCCAGGCTATGAACAATGTCATGATCGTTCTCCCGGCGAGTGGCATTCGATGAGGACATCCGCCGCTGGGCTTGGCTTCGAGGAGACGGAATGACTCCTCCCTGCTCTCTTGGGGGCCAGGCCAGCCCCGAAATCCCCCATGCGGTTGAATCAAATCACCAGCTGCTCATACAGCCGCTCCAGGCTGAGGTCCGGGGAAACGGTCTCCCGGGAGCGAAGGGTCAGGGCAGCTGCGGCAATCCCCAGGCGGACCGCTTCCTCGATCGGGATGCCGTGAAGGAGCGCGAAGATCACCGCCGCCGTGAGCGCATCCCCCGCCCCGGTGAAATCCACGATCTCTGTCCGCAAGGCCGGGATGTGCCCGCTGAGATCCCCAGCCGCATAGACCAGGCCCAGCTCGGCCATGGTGATGATGGCGATCTGCACGCCCAGCGCGGCAAGATAGCGGGCCGCGAAGAGCGCTTCATCCACGCTGGAAACCGGCAGCCCGGTTAACGCTTCGGCCTCCGCCGTATTGGGCGTCACCAGATGCAGCTCGGGAAGGATCGGCCGGAGGCGCATGGCCAGGGTCGGCGAGGTCGGATCCGCGGCGACGGGGACACCGAAGCGGCGGGCGAGGCGAACCGCCATCCGCAAAGCGGCCGGGGAGAGATTCGCATCCAGCACCACCATGGCAGCCTGCTCAAACAGGGCCCGGCATGTCTGGAGATAACGCGGCGTGATCGCCTCGAGGATCCCCATGTCATCCACAGCGACCACCAGATTGCCCTGTTCGTCCAGGACCGCGAGGTAAACCCCGGTTCGCCCTTCGGGGACCACCATCACATGCGTGACGTCCACCCCTGCGCCCCGGGTTCGCTCCAGCACCCACTGCCCCGCCTCATCGTTCCCGACTGCCGAGATCAGGATGACCGGATGGCCCAGGCGGGCCAGGTTCTCCGCGATGTTGCGGGCCACGCCGCCCACGCTCCGGCGCACGTGGCCCGGATTGGTAGCGGCCAGCCGGATCGCCCCGGCCGCGTAACCTTTGAGATCCAGGCCGGCGGCTCCGATCACCAGAATCGGTCGCTCCTCCGGCCCCTCCCCTGCCCGCCACATCCCTTGCCTCCCTTACGGATCCTCGCCCCGTCCTGCAACCCGGAAATAGATGGGGAAAGCCCGCGCCGATCACAACCGGCTTACCCCGGGAGCCCATGTCGCAGGATCCGCAACCAGTTTCCGCTCATCACGGCTTCAATGTCTTCCTCCGTGAAGCCGGCTTCCCGGAGCGCCTGGGCGATTTTCGGGAGATCGGCCACCGTGTCGAATTCCGCCGGTGTGGACTCCGCGCCGAACCCCCCATCGAAATCGCTTCCGATCCCCACGTGGCGCGCATCCCCTACCCGCTGACAGACGTAATCGATCGCCCGCACCACATCCCAGATGGTCACTGCCTCCTTGGGATCCCCTCGCGTCCACCCTTTCTTCAGCATCCGATTACAAAGCACCACTCCCACCACGCCATCCCGTTCCGCCAGGGCCCGGATCATCGCATCGGAAAGCTGACGATCTCCCGGCACCAGCGCCTGGGGGTTCGAGTGGCTGGCGATCACCGGGCCCTCGTAGCGGTCCAGGGCCTCGAAGAAGCTCCGCTCCGCCATATGGCTGAGGTCCAGGATGAGGGGAAACTCCTGCATCGTCTTCAGGAGACGACGGCCCTCATCGGTCAGAGGGCCAGGCTCCCCGGTCCCGCCAGCGTAACGCGTGGCCCCCCAGGCCAGGCCGATGATCCGCACACCCCGTTCATACCAGACCTCCACCTCCTCCGGCCGTCGGATCGGATCCGCGCCCTCCATCAGCCGGACGATCCCGATGCGCCGGGCATCGGTCTCCAGATGAGGCTCCTTCCAGGTTTCCAGCACGACCTCGAGATCTTTCCGTGTATTGATCAGGTGAAAGCGCGGCTGGGTGTCCGCAAGGCGCTCGTAGTAATCCAGCTGGGCCATCCCCTCCGCATAGGCCTCCTCGGGCGTTCGATAGGTCCGTTCCAGAGGAGAACGGGCCCGGTGCGCGGGCATC containing:
- a CDS encoding ubiquinone/menaquinone biosynthesis methyltransferase; translation: MIATPRKPEQIRAMFARIAHRYDLMNRLMTGGLDLRWRRQAIRACALPPDARALDVGTGTGDLAAEALRQRPGALVVGCDFTLPMMLRGRMKPGRERIQWVGGDALRLPFPDEQFDAVFSGFVMRNVANLDLAIREQARVVRPGGRVACLEAIRPPRRWWTPFYRLYFHRVVPWLGAIVAGDRAAYTYLPQSVEAFFTLEELARAMTQAGLILLEARTFMLGTVALLVGMKPLKRGIGTPHRAGPIYFY
- a CDS encoding alpha/beta hydrolase; its protein translation is MSSIVTEQGIVHYEAIGRGRPVIFLHGWLGSWAYWIDTMSALAPYCRSYALDFWGFGESDRKRASFTVPDFIALVVQFMDRLGIASAALVGHSMGGTVALGVALAHPDRVTRVAVVGSPIVGTSLNFFLKMAGQPFWAFLAYTFPAVVKAGTYLASPTITRAWRTWYRMWERDLSRTTLRSFFQSIGSLHRTDLRPLLPQLRPPVLGIYGARDNIVNPNQAFLLAREAPRAQIFWMPEAGHFPMLDEPERFRQALADFLLQNS
- a CDS encoding ATP/GTP-binding protein, encoding MQAVKIVVTGPFASGKTQFIRTISEIEVVSTERRISTAAERAIKDQTTVAMDFGRITIDRDLVLYLFGTPGQRRFDFMWEILAEGMLGFIVMVDSTRPETFREARNILDTFRRYAQTPFVVAANKQDLEDAWDPEDLRIALRLDSQAKVLPCIATRRDSVKTVVLELLYSILEELSASQR
- a CDS encoding DUF4388 domain-containing protein, which produces MALKGNLRDFNTTQLLNLIHLARKTGTLTVESRSGTARLCFKDGKLIYAALDRQDGRLVDVLIRAGKLQPEQLKGFDLARLQDDKVLGLKLIEAGYVTQQDILNSLRAQMLDVVYRLFSWNEGVFRFEPDLQVLQNRIPVPMDLENIIMEGARRLREVERLKEELPDLDIPVRLTSRPEAIRKVQLSAEEWRVISQVNGRNTIEQIMRRLNMDEIQIRRIIYGLLQAGLIELGAPPPVAPPPGVPARGPGSEVSRSVVEKLINYFRRL
- a CDS encoding NAD-dependent deacylase — translated: MHDEWVRAAELIRGARYLVALTGAGISTPSGIPDFRSEGSGLWTIYDPMEVASIWAFSRRPEAFFEWVRPLARMIREARPNPAHYALARLEAAGILKALITQNIDELHQKAGSRNVIEVHGHLREATCIRCYHKVPAEPYLEAFLRDGTIPRCAQCGGVLKPDIILFGEQLPVRAFLAAQQEARRADVFLVAGSSLEVAPAGDLPILAKEHGARLIIINLSPTAADRYADLRIRGDVAEVLPRLVDQVLGPAETPASAIRPE
- a CDS encoding M20 family metallopeptidase — encoded protein: MTLFIAWMERFFELREELASLLRELALRESPTTEKGAVDRLGEFVADHLRDLGARVERIPQETVGDHWIATWGDPEASSQILTLCHLDTVWPLGTLARMPIREENGRLYGPGVFDMKGGIAILLGALQGLQALAVRPPHRIRMLFTSDEETGSETSRPLIEEEARRSHLVLCLEPALPDGSLKTFRKGVGDFVVAAYGRSAHAGADPQRGVNAIEELAYQIMRLRGLADPRRGTTVTVGVIRGGTRPNVVPEYAEMVVDVRVATRSEMDRIEKAFRNLRPVLDGARLEVRGGFNRPPMERNALMVATFERARAIAAELGLTLTEGGTGGGSDANFTAALGIPTLDGLGAIGNGAHALDEHVHIDSLPQRAALVAALLTRWTVL
- a CDS encoding carbohydrate kinase family protein; the encoded protein is MWRAGEGPEERPILVIGAAGLDLKGYAAGAIRLAATNPGHVRRSVGGVARNIAENLARLGHPVILISAVGNDEAGQWVLERTRGAGVDVTHVMVVPEGRTGVYLAVLDEQGNLVVAVDDMGILEAITPRYLQTCRALFEQAAMVVLDANLSPAALRMAVRLARRFGVPVAADPTSPTLAMRLRPILPELHLVTPNTAEAEALTGLPVSSVDEALFAARYLAALGVQIAIITMAELGLVYAAGDLSGHIPALRTEIVDFTGAGDALTAAVIFALLHGIPIEEAVRLGIAAAALTLRSRETVSPDLSLERLYEQLVI
- a CDS encoding dipeptidase; translation: MIIVDAHEDLAWNARSFGRDYTRSAHAIREQEEGTEIPSLNGRCMLGLPEWLAGGVAVIFGTIFVMPAHRARSPLERTYRTPEEAYAEGMAQLDYYERLADTQPRFHLINTRKDLEVVLETWKEPHLETDARRIGIVRLMEGADPIRRPEEVEVWYERGVRIIGLAWGATRYAGGTGEPGPLTDEGRRLLKTMQEFPLILDLSHMAERSFFEALDRYEGPVIASHSNPQALVPGDRQLSDAMIRALAERDGVVGVVLCNRMLKKGWTRGDPKEAVTIWDVVRAIDYVCQRVGDARHVGIGSDFDGGFGAESTPAEFDTVADLPKIAQALREAGFTEEDIEAVMSGNWLRILRHGLPG